In Anthonomus grandis grandis chromosome 17, icAntGran1.3, whole genome shotgun sequence, the DNA window aggtttcgcaaaaaatataagtgaaataaatatacatacaaagttataagactgcaaagatttttgcaaaaaatttgaagacactcgcaaataacggtacacattctttacttaaaaaataaataatttgcttgaactaaatgtactgtttgttaccacacattttaacttctaaattgcttgtatttttttttgataatctattataaaaaatgtaagaattttaaaatgatgtaggtaccacactaaaagtattcatttaaaataccaaagtttggcgtaaaaatattcattatatcCCAGGTCTCGACTCATAAATAAGTAGCAATGTAGTATCCTCCGAAGGCAGGTGCAACCACACAgttccaagaaaaaaaatttcaattgttATTTACCGGCATCCATATACCTCCCTTCCCCGGACGTGAATATCATTCCTTCATTGTGTGTTGACCACGTCAGTTCGGTACGCTCCGCTGTtatcagtgttttttttttgttttcgtttgaaATAACGAGTCTAGACTCGATAAAGATTTTGTTTAGCACGAGTGTctcgttttttttattggtgTTTTTTACGGACGGtgtttatttttggaaatatggaGGAAAAGATAGACAAATTGGAGCGAATTTTGTTTAAGCTAAAACAAAAGCATAGGCACCGTGAGCCGCGTGACTGCAAAAAGAGCGGGAAGAAACGCCGTGAGCGTATGAAAAGTAAAAGCCGAAAACGCCGTGAGCGTTGGCCAGTAAAAAGGCATGCTAGTTCTTCCAGCCGTGAGCCTGGGGAACCTTCAAAATTTCGCCGTGAGCGTTACACTACTCCGAGTGATTCATCTGAGTCTGATCTAGAGAATCAAGAGAACTGCGCAAACTATAATAATGCGAGCGATTCTTCCGAATCCTATTCTAGTGCCACTTTAAGTAGAAGTGCGCCCGTGAAGAAGAAGCGCAGGCGCATAATTTCTTCTGACGACAGCTCAGAATCAGAAAATAAAGATGAGGTTTCTGATATTCCAAGGAACAACTTAGACAGTGATCTTTTAGAATTACTGGGATCTAACGTCGCGCAAGTTGATGCTGGGGGGCCAGAAATACATAACAGTTTAGTAGAAAGATGGTCTTCTATTTTGATAAAGGGTTTAAGCCCTGAAGAACGTAACAGCCTAATAGGCGATTACCCGATTCCCACTAACTGTGATTATTTAAACGCTCCCAAATTAAATGATGTTGTAGCAGCGGCAATTTCTGACTCAGCTACTCGCAGAGACATACGTCTTTCGTTGCTTCAGACACAAGTAGGCGCAGCTGTAACCGCAATAGGAAATTCATTGACTTCTCTGTTAAAGGAGGGAGGGGAGGGAAATAAGGTCCTGGTTAAGCAACTGAGCGACGCTGGTAGATTATTGGCCGATTTGTTTCATAGCGAATCTCTATCTCGGCGGGACTTGATTACAATGTATCTGAACAAAGATATAAAAGAAACATTGGATAAATCTGCAATTACTTCTTTCCTTTTTGGCGACAACTTGGAGGAAAGAATTAAATCTTCgaagaatattttaagatcAAGTCAAGATCTGAAGGTTATCAGACCTAAACAGAACCTGAAACATTTAAACTACAAAGGCCTGCCCAGGTACTCAGGTGGGACTCTCCAGAGCAGGCCAACGTCAGCTTACACCCCGCATCGTCGCCAGCCCCAGAGCAGCAGGCAGTTTGCGAACAACAAACAGTATCACACCCAAAACAAACATCGCCAGCAACAACGCCGCAAGAGCCCCAATTCGATCCCCTCCACGAGCAAGAGAGACAACAGATTTTAGAACTTAAGGTTAGTACTTTTGCTGGTAGATTAAGCAAATATTATGGCTACTGGTGTAATATTACATCAGAGTGTTctattttatcacatattaaGGGAGTAACTATACCTTTTTACGAAAACCCCTTTCAAAAGAGAATACCCAAAGAGTCAAGATGGTCTGTCACTGAAAaacatcacataaaaaaatccttaaaggAATTATTAGTTAAAGGTGCCATTTCTAAAGTGGATAACTGCCAAGGACagtatatttctaatatttttttgactcCTAAGAGTGATGGTTCACAAAGacttattttaaatctaaaatctttaaataaatttgtcataTATAAGCATTTTAAACTTGAGGATTATAAAACAGTTATGAAATTAATCTCTCAAGATTGTTTTTTAGCGACTTTGGATCTTAAAGATGCTTATTTTTTGTTATCCATTAAGAAATCacacagaaaatatttaaggtttAGATTTCAGAATATTCTATATCAATTTAATTGTCTTCCTTTTGGCTTAAGTTGCGCTCCtagaatttttactaaaataatgaAACCGATTTTAGCTCTACTAAGAGGTCAAGGGCTTATTTCAAATGTATATTtggatgattttttattgattggCAACTCTTATACAGAGTGTAAACTTAACGTCTTAAAGACTATTCAGGTTTTAAGGAACCTGGGATTTGTGGTAAACTTTAAGAAAAGCGTTTTAGAACCCACTCATTGTTGTAATTATTTAGGTTTTCTTTACGATTCAAGAAACTTTACTGTTTCACTTCCTGAAGCCAAACAgtcaaagattaaatttttagtcaaaaaatACCAGGGAaaaacaaaatgcaaaattagAGATTTTGCGGCTTTTATTGGAAGTTTAAGTGCTTCTTGTCCAGTTATTCCGTATGGGTGGgtttatattaaacaatttgAGCGAGCTAAATATAAAGCTTTACAGGCTTCAAAAGATGATTACGACTCGATGATGAGTTTACCCTCGATGTTGTCCGATGATTTTAAATGGTGGCTTAGAAACGTCAATTCTGTAAGATCGCTAAAACCGTTACATTTTACATTAGAAATTTTCTCGGATGCATCTCGCACTGGCTGGGGTATATTCTGTAATAATAGGAAAAGTCGGGGGTATTGGACAGATAAGGAAAAAAGTTATCATATTAACTATTTAGAATTGTTAGCAGCTTTTTTCGGaataaaatgttttgcaaaaaaccTGTCAAATTGTTCTATCTTGTGTAGAATTGATAACACTACTGCTATTGCTTCAATTAACCGCATGGGTAgcattcaatttaaaaaattgaactaCATTTCTAGACAAATTTGGCAATGGTGCGAGAACcggaatatttttttgtttgcctCCTACATAAGATCATCGGATAACAAAGAGGCAGATGAACAATCAAGGGTCATAAACTATAACACTGAATTTCAACTTAATCAAgagttatttgaaataattgttaACGCATTTGGAAAACCAGAAATTGATTTATTTGCCAGCCGGAACAACagaaaatgtaaactttttgtttcttggTTACCAGATCCAGAGAGTGTTTGGGTCGATGCCTTCACGTTATGTTGGTCTGACCTTAGTTTTTACGCGTTCCCGCCATTTTCActaattttgaaagttttacaaaaaattattgaagataaAGCGGAGGGTATCGTAGTAGCCCCTTTCTGGATAACCCAACCTTGGTACCCGGTTTACAATTCCTTGTTGTCTGGTGAGCCTATTTTCTTCAAACCACGAGAAGATTTAATTTCGTGTTTTGATAGGACCCCACATCCTCTTTGCCATCAGCTTACCCTGGTTGTCGGCCGCTTATCCGGCAAGCTTTACGAGGACAAGGAATCCCGGAGGATTCCATAAATATTTCTCTAGCCTCAATTACTCCGTCCACTATTAAGCAATATAATGGTGGCTTGAAGCTATGGTGGAATTATTGCCTCGAACAAAGAATAAAAGTGTTTTCAGTCACGGTAgaacacttattaaaatttttgacttttcaTTTTCATAAAGGTGGTTCTTATGGAACGTTAAATTGTTATCGTTCTGCGATTGCGCAATTAGTAGGTAAGGATAATATAATAAAGGACTTTAGGATAAGACGTTTTTTTAAAGGTGTTTATGGATTGAGACCAAACCACCCAAAGTACGATTCAACTTGGGACCCCTCGATTGTCTTAAATTTCCTAGAGAAAATGCCGCTAAACGATTTTAGTTTAGTACAGATAACCTACAAACTAGCGGCCTTATTGCTTTTGGCTACGGGGCAGCGGGTACAAACTATAGCGAACATCGAGATATGCAATATAGTTAACACAAGGGAAGGTATAAATATAAAGATCCCCTGTAGACTAAAAACTTCGGCACATAATAGAAACCaaccaaatattaatattcctacctttaataataagaaactttGTTTAGCACATACAATTAATAACTATTTATCTTTTACTGAAGGATTGAGGGGCACTCAGGCAAATAACTTGTTCATTACACTTAAGAAACCCCATAAGAACGCATCTGCACAAACAATTGCTAGATGGGTTAAGAAAGTTCTAGAAGCAAGTGGGATAGATACAAGCGTATTTACGGCCCACAGTACACGGCACGCAGCGACCTCAAAGGCTGCTAGTAAGGGTGTTTCTATTGATACAATTCGTCTTTCGGCGGGTTGGTCTCAGAAATCTAATACTTTCGCGCAATTCTACCAAAGACCAATTAaagacaataattttattggtaaaGTGTTAGGTTTTTCTAAATaactaatatatatatatatatatttttttcttttgtaaccATTATCTACTACAATGTATATGTACTATACATTAGTATACTTGTAAGAggaatgtatttattatttaatatactgtttactttactttttgtgGGTTATCCCCTGTAGAAGATGTTGTGATGGAATGAGTAAAACAGTGTAGAAAatgttaagaattttattttatttttttttgtagaataaaatttgaaactaaGGATCCTtgtatttgtttacaaaatgTTGACCTTTTCTATAGTCTTTAAACATCTACATTGCTACTTATTTATGAGTCGAGACCTGGGATATAATTAatagatcaaacgaacttacctaagtgaagttcgatcttgATTATATCCAGGTCTCGACGAAGTAAATAAGTCCCTCCCTACCCTTTCAACTTCCCTAAATATAAACAACAGGCAAcattttgttttgctttaaaaagaATGATATTCACGTCCGGGGAAGGGAGGTATATGGATGCCGGTAAATaacaattgaaattttttttcttggaacTGTGTGGTTGCACCTGCCTTCGGAGGATACTACATTGCTACTTATTTACTTCGTCGAGACCTGGATATAATcaagatcgaacttcacttaggtaagttcgtttgatctattaattatttctatacattttcgctaactatttgcttacacta includes these proteins:
- the LOC126746580 gene encoding uncharacterized protein LOC126746580, translated to MEEKIDKLERILFKLKQKHRHREPRDCKKSGKKRRERMKSKSRKRRERWPVKRHASSSSREPGEPSKFRRERYTTPSDSSESDLENQENCANYNNASDSSESYSSATLSRSAPVKKKRRRIISSDDSSESENKDEVSDIPRNNLDSDLLELLGSNVAQVDAGGPEIHNSLVERWSSILIKGLSPEERNSLIGDYPIPTNCDYLNAPKLNDVVAAAISDSATRRDIRLSLLQTQVGAAVTAIGNSLTSLLKEGGEGNKVLVKQLSDAGRLLADLFHSESLSRRDLITMYLNKDIKETLDKSAITSFLFGDNLEERIKSSKNILRSSQDLKVIRPKQNLKHLNYKGLPRYSGGTLQSRPTSAYTPHRRQPQSSRQFANNKQYHTQNKHRQQQRRKSPNSIPSTSKRDNRF